A window of the Synchiropus splendidus isolate RoL2022-P1 chromosome 6, RoL_Sspl_1.0, whole genome shotgun sequence genome harbors these coding sequences:
- the alpl gene encoding alkaline phosphatase, tissue-nonspecific isozyme isoform X1 has translation MIRFQPVNRLLKKALNVMTGRSYASVNMKMMALLVICSCLLSVILAKPKFPEKEKDPQFWHAGAQASLKSALELQNLNQGMAKNLILFLGDGMGVPTVTAARILKGQLSGHSGEETQLEMDQFPFVSLAKTYNTNAQVADSAGTATAYLCGVKANEGTVGVSAAAVRSQCNTTQGNEVTSILKWAKDAGKSVGIVTTTRVNHATPSAAYAHSVDRDWYSDNEMPPEALESGCKDIARQLFENIPDIDVIMGGGRKYMYPKTVADIEYPTNPKHRGTRNDDRNLLEEWINKTKNDRGYYVWNKKQLLSLNPNNVKYLLGLFEPSDLTYDLERDKDSDPSLTQMVDVAIKILKKNPEGFYLLVEGGRIDHGHHEGKAKMALYEAVEMDRAIGRAGLMTSIHDTLTVVTADHSHMFNFGGYTPRGNPIFGLAPMISDVDQKPFTSILYGNGPGYKLVNGARENVSTIDHHDANYQAQAAVPLAMETHGGEDVAVFAKGPMAHLLHGVHEQNYIPHVMAYAACIGQNHDHCHTTSGTAGVQPVLASIITALAFGRMLC, from the exons ATGATACGTTTCCAAC CCGTCAACAGGCTTCTTAAGAAGGCTCTTAATGTAATGACTGGCCGCAGTTACGCATCAGTAAACATGAAGATGATGGCACTTTTAGTCATTTGTTCCTGTCTCTTATCTGTAATCTTGGCAAAACCGAAATTCCCAG AGAAGGAGAAAGATCCCCAATTTTGGCATGCGGGGGCTCAGGCATCCCTGAAGAGTGCCCTGGAGCTCCAGAATCTGAACCAAGGGATGGCAAAAAATCTCATCCTCTTTCTCGGAGATG GGATGGGTGTTCCTACTGTGACTGCAGCCCGGATCCTAAAGGGTCAGCTAAGTGGACATAGTGGAGAAGAAACCCAGTTGGAGATGGATCAGTTCCCCTTTGTGTCTCTGGCCAAG ACGTACAACACCAATGCGCAGGTCGCAGATAGCGCGGGAACCGCCACAGCTTACCTGTGTGGAGTCAAGGCCAACGAGGGAACCGTGGGTGTGAGTGCTGCAGCGGTCCGATCCCAGTGCAATACCACTCAAGGCAACGAGGTCACTTCTATCCTCAAATGGGCCAAGGATGCAG GGAAGTCGGTCGGAATAGTGACGACAACTCGAGTGAACCATGCCACTCCAAGTGCTGCGTATGCTCACAGCGTGGACAGAGACTGGTACTCGGATAACGAGATGCCACCTGAAGCGCTGGAATCCGGATGCAAAGACATCGCCAGACAGCTCTTTGAAAACATTCCAGATATTGAC GTGATCATGGGTGGAGGAAGAAAGTACATGTACCCTAAAACAGTGGCAGATATAGAGTACCCCACTAACCCTAAGCACAGAGGCACACGAAACGATGACAGAAATCTGCTGGAGGAGTGGATCAACAAAACCAAGAACGAT AGAGGTTATTACGTGTGGAACAAGAAGCAGCTTTTATCGTTGAACCCCAACAATGTGAAGTACTTGCTCG GTCTGTTTGAACCATCAGATCTGACGTACGACCTGGAGAGAGATAAGGATAGCGACCCTTCGTTGACACAAATGGTTGACGTTGCCATCAAGATCCTGAAAAAGAACCCTGAAGGATTTTATCTTCTTGTAGAAG GAGGTCGTATTGACCATGGTCACCATGAAGGAAAGGCTAAGATGGCCCTGTATGAAGCTGTTGAAATGGACCGTGCGATTGGCCGTGCCGGTCTCATGACCAGCATCCATGACACGCTGACCGTTGTCACTGCCGATCATTCGCACATGTTCAACTTCGGTGGTTACACCCCAAGAGGGAATCCGATATTTG GGCTGGCCCCTATGATAAGTGACGTTGACCAAAAGCCGTTCACCTCTATCTTGTATGGCAATGGACCAGGCTACAAGCTTGTGAACGGAGCAAGAGAGAATGTTTCAACTATTGACCACC ATGATGCGAATTATCAAGCCCAGGCAGCCGTACCCCTCGCCATGGAGACTCACGGAGGAGAGGACGTGGCCGTGTTTGCTAAAGGCCCCATGGCTCACTTGCTGCACGGCGTACATGAGCAGAACTACATCCCCCATGTGATGGCGTACGCCGCCTGCATCGGCCAGAACCACGATCATTGTCATACTACAAGTGGAACTGCTGGTGTTCAGCCTGTCCTCGCAAGTATCATAACCGCTCTTGCATTTGGTCGAATGTTGTGCTGA
- the alpl gene encoding alkaline phosphatase, tissue-nonspecific isozyme isoform X2 has protein sequence MTGRSYASVNMKMMALLVICSCLLSVILAKPKFPEKEKDPQFWHAGAQASLKSALELQNLNQGMAKNLILFLGDGMGVPTVTAARILKGQLSGHSGEETQLEMDQFPFVSLAKTYNTNAQVADSAGTATAYLCGVKANEGTVGVSAAAVRSQCNTTQGNEVTSILKWAKDAGKSVGIVTTTRVNHATPSAAYAHSVDRDWYSDNEMPPEALESGCKDIARQLFENIPDIDVIMGGGRKYMYPKTVADIEYPTNPKHRGTRNDDRNLLEEWINKTKNDRGYYVWNKKQLLSLNPNNVKYLLGLFEPSDLTYDLERDKDSDPSLTQMVDVAIKILKKNPEGFYLLVEGGRIDHGHHEGKAKMALYEAVEMDRAIGRAGLMTSIHDTLTVVTADHSHMFNFGGYTPRGNPIFGLAPMISDVDQKPFTSILYGNGPGYKLVNGARENVSTIDHHDANYQAQAAVPLAMETHGGEDVAVFAKGPMAHLLHGVHEQNYIPHVMAYAACIGQNHDHCHTTSGTAGVQPVLASIITALAFGRMLC, from the exons ATGACTGGCCGCAGTTACGCATCAGTAAACATGAAGATGATGGCACTTTTAGTCATTTGTTCCTGTCTCTTATCTGTAATCTTGGCAAAACCGAAATTCCCAG AGAAGGAGAAAGATCCCCAATTTTGGCATGCGGGGGCTCAGGCATCCCTGAAGAGTGCCCTGGAGCTCCAGAATCTGAACCAAGGGATGGCAAAAAATCTCATCCTCTTTCTCGGAGATG GGATGGGTGTTCCTACTGTGACTGCAGCCCGGATCCTAAAGGGTCAGCTAAGTGGACATAGTGGAGAAGAAACCCAGTTGGAGATGGATCAGTTCCCCTTTGTGTCTCTGGCCAAG ACGTACAACACCAATGCGCAGGTCGCAGATAGCGCGGGAACCGCCACAGCTTACCTGTGTGGAGTCAAGGCCAACGAGGGAACCGTGGGTGTGAGTGCTGCAGCGGTCCGATCCCAGTGCAATACCACTCAAGGCAACGAGGTCACTTCTATCCTCAAATGGGCCAAGGATGCAG GGAAGTCGGTCGGAATAGTGACGACAACTCGAGTGAACCATGCCACTCCAAGTGCTGCGTATGCTCACAGCGTGGACAGAGACTGGTACTCGGATAACGAGATGCCACCTGAAGCGCTGGAATCCGGATGCAAAGACATCGCCAGACAGCTCTTTGAAAACATTCCAGATATTGAC GTGATCATGGGTGGAGGAAGAAAGTACATGTACCCTAAAACAGTGGCAGATATAGAGTACCCCACTAACCCTAAGCACAGAGGCACACGAAACGATGACAGAAATCTGCTGGAGGAGTGGATCAACAAAACCAAGAACGAT AGAGGTTATTACGTGTGGAACAAGAAGCAGCTTTTATCGTTGAACCCCAACAATGTGAAGTACTTGCTCG GTCTGTTTGAACCATCAGATCTGACGTACGACCTGGAGAGAGATAAGGATAGCGACCCTTCGTTGACACAAATGGTTGACGTTGCCATCAAGATCCTGAAAAAGAACCCTGAAGGATTTTATCTTCTTGTAGAAG GAGGTCGTATTGACCATGGTCACCATGAAGGAAAGGCTAAGATGGCCCTGTATGAAGCTGTTGAAATGGACCGTGCGATTGGCCGTGCCGGTCTCATGACCAGCATCCATGACACGCTGACCGTTGTCACTGCCGATCATTCGCACATGTTCAACTTCGGTGGTTACACCCCAAGAGGGAATCCGATATTTG GGCTGGCCCCTATGATAAGTGACGTTGACCAAAAGCCGTTCACCTCTATCTTGTATGGCAATGGACCAGGCTACAAGCTTGTGAACGGAGCAAGAGAGAATGTTTCAACTATTGACCACC ATGATGCGAATTATCAAGCCCAGGCAGCCGTACCCCTCGCCATGGAGACTCACGGAGGAGAGGACGTGGCCGTGTTTGCTAAAGGCCCCATGGCTCACTTGCTGCACGGCGTACATGAGCAGAACTACATCCCCCATGTGATGGCGTACGCCGCCTGCATCGGCCAGAACCACGATCATTGTCATACTACAAGTGGAACTGCTGGTGTTCAGCCTGTCCTCGCAAGTATCATAACCGCTCTTGCATTTGGTCGAATGTTGTGCTGA